The Agelaius phoeniceus isolate bAgePho1 chromosome Z, bAgePho1.hap1, whole genome shotgun sequence genomic interval AATAGCAATTACTGTTTTCAGTGCCAGATCTTTGTGCTCAAACCCCATGAGCTTCATGaagctcctgcagtgctgcagcattgTTTATTAGATTACCTGGGCTGGAAAAGGTGCTCATACCATTGTTGTGTATGACAGGGCAGCACGACTCCAGATCTCAGTAATCAAAATACTGGCTTGGAGCTGACTCTGTGTAAATATCTGAGCAGGGAACTGGCTCTGGGATGGCCTTTGTCCATTGTGTAACACACAATAGGTGAATACAAGCTGCACTGCCACGCAGGTGTTTGTCAAGTGTTATGGGCCACAGATAGAGGAACAAAAACCAAATCTGATCTTTGAGTCTACAGGAGTAATCCAACAGCTGAATGCCCATATGGTGAAGCCAACGAGACCAGGGATGGGTGGAAATACTTGAATTTACATTTTACAGGTATTCTCAGCTACTGAGAGCCCCTGATCTAATGGAGTTTCATGAGACAGGAGGCACAGATGTGTTTCTGAAGCCACAATCTGCTGCTACAGCTGTTAATAGCAGTGCAACAGTGGGTAGGCAGACATGTCTATAtattaaactgaaagaggggagatttagattagatattaggaagacattcttggctgtgagggtggtgaggcccaagcacaggttgcccaaagaagctgtggctgcctctggatcctTGGAAGtctccaaggccaggctggatggggcctgGAGCAACCTGAGCTAGTGGAAATTGTCCCTGGTGGTGGAATGAAATGAattttaaggccccttccagccaACCATTGTGCAATTCCATGATCCCTCCAGGTGTGCAGTGCAATGGCTGGTCTGTCCACGTCCCATCTGACGTCACTGGAGAGCTTGGGAAGATGGTTATCCTGCCCTGCACCTTCACACACCCCTACAAAACATTTGACCGGGCGCTCACGGCCATCTGGAGGATCAAGGAGCCTTACAACGGCACGGTGATCTTCAAGTGTGTGAGCCAGAGCAGCAGCGAGCTCTGCAGGACTGCCATCAGCCACAAGAACAAGTACAAGCTGCTGGGCAACCCCCGGCACAAGGACCTGTCCATCAGGGTGGACAACCTGACCTGGAGCGACAGCGAGAGGTACTTCTGCCGGGTGGAGCTGGCCGGAGACAGCCAGGACAAGTACGAGAGCAGGAATGGCATCAGGCTGCACGTGATTGGTAAGAGGGCCTGAGAGGCACAGGAGGCAAAGACACCCTCAAGGGGAGAGCCACAGCATGTGGGAAATGACAAATGGCAGCACAAGTTTACCTGAGGTGGTTTTCCAAAGGCTGGGTTTTCTTTCTCCATTATAACAGGGAAAATTCATTGTCCTCCTCAGTCTTGGTTTGCCAAAGGGCTGGGTTTTCTTTCTCCATTGCAAGGGGGGAAAATTCATTGTCCTCCCCAGTTTTGGTTTTCCAAAGGGTTGAGTTTTCTTTCTCCATTATAGCAGGGAAAATTCATTGTCCTTCTCAGTCTTGGTTTGCCAAAGCATTGGGTTTTCTTTCTCCATTATAACAGGGAAAATTCATTGTCCTCCTCAGTCTTGGTTTGCCAAAGCATTGGGTTTTCTTTCTCCATTATAACAGGGAAAATTCATTGTCCTCCTCAGTCTTGGTTTTCCAAAGGgctgaattttctttctctgttacAACAGGCCAAATTCATTGTCCTCAGTCTTGGTTTTCCAAAAGgctgaattttctttctctgttacAACAGGCCAAATTCATTGTCCTCAGTCTTGGTTTTCCAAAAGGCTGAATTTTCTTTCTCCGTTACAAGAGGGAAAATTCATTGTCCTCCTCAGTTCTGGTTTTCTAAAGGGTTGAGTTTTCTTTCTCCATTATAACAGGGAAAATTCATTGTCCTCCTCAGTCTTCCAACACAAGACAGTGAGCAAAATGCAGGGAAGGGAATAGGAACAAAACTGGTAAGGAAATGTTGAGGCTCAGGCAGCTGGGGTGAGAGCCCACCAAAAGTTGTGCATTCCACCttgtccctgcagcacaggatcagggcaggcagcagaggcaaGCTGGGATTAGCTAAACTGGGGTTAAAGACATCTTGTTAAAACTCCATCAGACCCTGAACTGGACAGCCCAGGTGCTGAGCACAAGTTCACAGGTGTTAGCACTACAGGGCCCAGGTGGTAACAGGGATTGGGAAGACAAGATACCTGGTGCACATGTGCCAATAAATCCAAAATCCTCTGGAGCACGAAACACAAACCTGGAAAcgttttttttcctggaaaaccaGCTCAGAGCAACAACAAATGTCAAATGCTAATCCCACTTTCCAGGGCAAGCTCACAGATCAAGGGGGAGCTAGGAGACACAGGAGGCCTCAGAAGCAGACTCAGATCTTACCCAGGCCATTGAGGTTGGATGATTTTGGTTTTGAGAGGGAAACTGCTTATGCCTGCTGTGCAGTGTGGGTGTCCAGATGGGACCTGAGGATGAGCTTGGCTGTTTCCTGAGAAGTTCTGCACAGCTGAGCCTCTCCTTCAGTTGCACCAGCTCCTGACACCCACAcacagcaggaccagggcaggatGGCAGCAAGACCTGTCTCTCAGGGGCTGCCTGGATTTTAACACAGAGGAATGATAACACACAGAGATACAGTACCCTGCTTGGGAATGGGCCCTGACACTGCGATTGGGAGGGGTTAATTAGTGCCTGAAAGGTTAATTTAAACACCAAAACACACAGAACCATGACACACAGACTCAGATTACTCTTGCACTTATGTGCACAAAGAGGACAACTTGTAGTAGGTGGTTGCAAACTCTGTTTTTGTTGTctagtcaaaaaaaaaaaaaaatttctgctCTTTCTCTGTGAGGACACTCATTTAGTGCCCTTTGCTTTCCATAACAcctttttgaacacttccagggatgagggctccaccattccctgggcagccccttccaataTCCagtcaccctttctgtgaagaaatttctcCTAATGTCCTACCTGAAAGTGACCTGGTAACTCTGGGGCTGAAACAAAGGTAATCAAAACTAGGTTGTGCCCAGAAGCAGATATTTCCCCTATAACTAACCTGCCAAATCTGGCAAGTCTCAGGCACTGAGCAAAGGGCTCACATGCGCTCTGGAGGTCAGAGATCAAAGGAACAGCCACAAAATGCTTGTGCTGAACACTGTGGGTGACATGTCCTGGACCTCGTGGAGGTGCAGCCAAGTGCAGAAATGTCACCAGCTGCACCTGTGCCTACAATGGTGAGTGGCACTTCTCTGCCTTCTGCCAACAAGGAAGGGCACAACAGCTGAATTTGGGCAAAGTTCAGGAAAATGTGTGAGCCATTGCTGGGATAGAACAAACAGAGCACACATCCTTGCATCCAGGCTTTGCTGGGGGAACCCTTTTGCCCCTCTATCCAACACAGGCTGGGTGGGGAAATCTAGAAGATAGTGCCAAGAATAACAAGGAAGGAGAGGGCTGATCCCAACATCCATAGAGTCATTACATAGTTTCAGTTGAAGAGAAcctttaaagctcatcttgtccAACTCCCCTTCCACTAGATGATGCTGCTCCAAAGCctgtccatcctggccttggagacttccagggatccaggggcagccacagctgctctgggcaacccTCTTTTCAAAAAAATTCCTCCTTTCATCAAATCTTAATCTCTACTCTTTTAGCTTCAAAACAACCTTTGTCCTGTCACAAAAAGTCCTGCTAAAAAATTTATCCCCATTTTGCTTGGAGTccctggaggccctggcaggggctctgaggtgtccctggagccttctcttgtgcagctcaacagccccagctgtgccaggctggctccagagcagaggggctccagccctggcagcagctccgtggcctcctctgcactggctgcagcagctccagctccttgtgctgctggagccagggctggggcagctctgcaggtgggctctcacctgagcccaggggcacaggggcaggatcccccctgccctgctgcccacgctggggctcagcccagggcaggggggttCAGGCTGGGGCAGGTCCAGCTCTCACCCACCATTACCCAACTTTACCCTGACCAAACAACGCCGAGGCTCCACCAAGACCAAATCTTCATTGCAGCTGTTTTACACCAGATCTGCCTTTGCAGCCTGACTCGCATTCCCTCCCCCATTGCCATTCCCACAGCCGCCCCCAGGATCATTAACATCACGGTCAGCTCCAGCAGGGATCACACCTTCCAGGCCCGCTGCACGGCCGAGGGGGAGCCAGCGCCTGCCCTGACCTGGACAGGACCCCCCTACAGCAacctgagctccagcagcagctccagccaccgCGTCACCAAGGAGCTGCGCTCCCTGACGCACGACGGGAAATACACCTGCACCGCCGTCAACAGCCACGGCCGGGCAGAGGGGGCCGTCTACTTCTACAAATTCAGGGCCTCCGACAGCTcctccttcctcatcctcatcttcGTCCCGCTGGCAGTCAAGGTGGTCATTCTGCTGGTGATCCTGAGCTTCGCTGCTTTCTCCAGAGAAGGTCAGTGTCCTGATGCGCCTCCATCCCAGGGAGGGATGCGCAGACAAACCAGGCAGGAGGTGTGGGGATTTGTAAAATtggagggttttgggaaagctgcagaaggcaggctttagagacagcagaactgtcgATAAACAGGgactggggttttttgaggggaGGGAGTGTTAATGATTTCATGATTTTCTGCCCTAGGAGAAGGATGGTTCTAGCAGGAAACCCAAGAAGAGCCAAGAGGTCTTGGCTGGCTGGTCACGGCCTGCTGAGAgaggaaatttggaaatttcagAGGGAGCAGGAGTTTCCCTTAGTGCCCAAGAAGAAATGTTAATAAACCAGCTCAGGGGAAATCAGTGGAGAGACCACTGCCTACATAAcccgattttttttttttttcccttgaagcAGGCTAATTACTACCTCTTCCCCTGTAGCCCACAGCCAGGATTTACCTTTGCTGCATCCCACACAAGTTTAATCTTCTGGCATGGCCATCCTCATTTTAGAGACCGCCCTGTCAGtcccccagggcctcagcagcCAGTACTTCCCCAGCATTTGTGAAACCCCACCTTCCATGCTGTGCAagcagggagtgcccagctcacAGGAGATGGGaattagagggttttgggaaaacCCATGGGCTGAGGGATACCACATCCCAAGCAGCCAGGAGGTCCCCAGCTGGTCCCCAGCCCTCCAGTGCTGCTGAGTGGTGGCATGCACAGAAGGGGACTGAGAAGAATGAGATGTCACATCACTGTGACTCATGGTAGGGACAGTCTGACATTCATGGAAGCCACCACTTGTCTTGAACAGTAGAAGTTGTCAGACCAACCAAAAATGCTTTGCTCCTTACATTCCGGTGCCTAATTCCCAAGCACATGGAGAGGACCACATGCCAAACATCAGGGCTTCTTCCCATTCACAACCACCCTCCAGTGCAGCTTCCCAGCAGCTCTAGGGCACTcctggctcccccagcccaCTCTGACCTCATGGCTAACCTACATCATCATTTCCACTTCACAGGTCCCCCCTCTGCtccacccagcctggccaggtAAGGATGTCTTGCCTTCTGTTATCCTGCAGGAGAGTGAGGATGGCCCAGGTGAGAAATGCAGCATGTCCTTAGTCTTGGTAGCAATTTCCTGGCCTCAGAGCAGGCTGCTGGGGCAAGGAGAGGTTGAGCTGATGGCCAGGTGAGCCAGGGTGAGGGAACAAGGGCTGGACACTGCCCCCAGGAGTTCTGGCTTGGGCACAGCTGAGAGGAAACCCTGGTGGAGTGAGGAGAAGGGACTGGGCAGCAATTTGAGAGACCAGAGCATGAGGCTGCTGCACCAGCAAAGGGCTGACAGAAGTTTACATGTGCCATAGGCCCAGAGCATggctggaaggctgcagacagcagggctggggctgttgagctgcacaagagaaggctccagggacacctcagagcccctgccagggcctccaggggctccagcagagctgcacagggactggggacaaggcctgcagggacagcagccaggcaatggctcccagtgccagagggcaggcacagattttgggctcttggcaattaggaattgctggctgggagggtgggcaggccctggcccagggtgcccagagcagctggggctgcccctggatccctggcagtgtcccagggccaggatggatggggcttggagcagcctgggacagtggaaggtggcATTctgccccatggcagggggtggcactggatgagctttaagattcctcccaacccaaacccttccatggttctgtgatgCCACGTTAAACCAACAATGGATTATCCACCCAAGGGAAAGGGATGGGGGACAGTCAAATGTACAGGGCACAGCTAAAGAAACAAGGAATTTAATCCTACATTCAAATCTCTAATTTCTTACTAAAAACCACAGTTTTGCTGATTTGTCAAGGTCTAAACCACATTGTACCCTTGGTTATATTTGGATAGAAACCTACACAGATAGGAAGGCTTAAAGCCAAACACTTACATGAGAAGATCCTGCTCAGGAGAGGTTTCCCAgagttcacagaatcacagaatcactgggttggaagaaaccttaaagatcatccagtccaacccatgccctaacacctcaactaaaccaggGTACCAAGTGTcccatccagtctttttttaaacacatccagggatggtgactccaccacttccccaggcagaccattccagaactttatcatattctttctgtaaaaaaccttttcctaatatttcccttggtgcaggtTGGTTTGTCACAACCTCACGAGGTTCTGGGCAGGACAGTGGCCCAGACAGTGGATGCTAAAGGTGCACGAGATTGCCCTGCATGCTTTAAGATGTAAAAGCTTTAAGGTGTAAAACAGCAGTTGCAGCTGAGACTACTGTCAAGTGGAAGAGGCTCTGTCTCGGAGTGTCAGAGACGCTTCCACTGGAGCCACTGGCAaatcccagagcagcctggaacGCCCTCACCTTTCCCACCTGTCCCCCTGCCAGGCCCCAGCAGCTGGAGTGCACCTACGAGAACTGcgagcacaggcacagccagagccgGCCCCGGCGCAGCTGAGGCAGCCACGgatcccctgccccagggagcacagagccagCCCCAGGGGATCACACCAGCCTCGGGGAGGATGAACTCCATCAtctccaaggtcccttccaccatGCCgtgagctccagccctgcttctCCTCACAAGTGATGGCAGCCTTCatgggaaaaagagaagagtgatggagctggaagggcacaacGTGGTCAATTGTAACTTAGCTGTGTTTTTAGCCCCTATCAAATATTTAAGCAAGCAGGCAATAGTATACAATAGTATAAAATTGCCTCAGAGCTTTTTGCTTTGGTATTTTCCAAACATTGctttgaaaagcattttcagCACTCCACTTCTCCAACCACATCCAAGTGGGCTACTGACATGATGGAATTCCTTGCTGTGGCAAAACACTACTGGAATTTCTGATGGGGCttgttccttttttaaaaaattattattactattattccTAAATGTCCAGAAGAGTTTATTTTAGAGTTTAAAAGGAAACCTTAACTTTAAAGAGGACTCCAAGCAAAAAGATGTTTTCCAAAAACTGGTAGAGCTGAAAGCAGGATATGAGAAGTCTAAACTAGTCTGTGTTCTAACTCTGCTTCAGCTCCTGAAACTCAGAGCTTTGTGATAAATGTTTCAATACACAAAATTGTTGGGCTGTTGTTTTTCTCTTAATAgctaaaaaaaatgtttcaaaaccCTGTGTTACACAAAGGAGTTTCTTTAAGGTCTGACTACTCATTTCTTAAATCCCTCTCTTCTGAGATTAAGTCACTACTGCAAAATCCCAAAGGCCACGAAGTCACAAAGGCCAACCACAGACAAATCTCTTACCCAACTGTGAACCTCCTCCAAAATCAGGTGAACAGATCCAGCTTATGGTATAGGGCAACATGGGTAAACCTGGAGTCCTGGAGAGGCAGGCAGAggcccaggacagggctggagaCAGCAACAGGCTGGCTTAGATGAGGAGAAAGAATTAAGAAAGAGCAGGTGGCTTGAACTCACTTTCACATTTACACTGCTGGATTTGATGCTCTGTGCAACCatcccactgcagcagctccaacaCTGCTCCCCAGACAATCCTGCTCCTGGTAACAACCACCAAACTGCTACTGAAATACCATCAAGCTTGCAAACTCGACCCCAGGCTGGGAACCATTATTTCAAAGTTCACCTCTTCATAAGATCTGCACTgggagagcaaagcagaaatttaAATTACTTGGCCAGAATGataagggggaaagaaaaaataaatgggaGGATATATTTGAACCTGATCTTTTAAATCCCTGCTTAAAATTCTAGCAGTgacaaaaccagatttaataaaaaataagaagagatgcaaagagaaaagggaagttaCAGCAGACAGTGTAGTCACAGACCTGTAAGCTCAGTTTCACAGGTGTCACAGAGGAAAGATACCTCAGAGATATCAGTTGAACAAACTGAATTGGATTTCTGAGCCCTTATGATTTACAGACATATAGTAATGAGAACTCACTTCTCCCTGTGCATGGGATTTAGGCTTGgctttctgaatttttctccaaaaaattacttctttaaCTCAAGTAGTTTGGGTCCAAAAAGAAGCATCAGACCTCATGTCCCAAAACCAACAGGTTCCCCCTGGTCCTCACGGGAGAATCAAACACCCACTCAAACCCGCATAAACTGGAGgcacaaaacacagcagtgCACCCACCAGGATGCTTCTGGTATTGAACTCATCTGGGAAACGCAGGGAATGCCAAAGCCCTTCCAGTAAAACTAGAAGGAATAAAAACTCCATCTGCTGGGCACCACTTGGAAAATAAGGCCCCAAGCTGTGGAGTTCACATGTGCACAGGGAAGTGCAGTACAGGTTcaggcttcagccactgccagAAGATTGGTCTGCAGAGGGCACATACAGCAACGATGTGGTGGTGTCTGATGTGGATCCTTCTACCAGGCTGAAAACATCACAGTGTCTGCCACCAACTGCttgattttccatttttattttgcatggtCTTTGCAGACAGAGCATGTTATAAATACAACATTTGTAAAAACTCAACAGCTGAGACAATTCCTCATTTTGAAAGTGCATGTCACACACGTACTTCTGACTTCTTCACATTTATAGGCAACTGATCAATAACATTTAACCTAATAAACCCAGTGCTTTTAAGTCTTTGGGGGGGAAAGCAGCAGAATGTATTCCTCCAGACATGAATTTTCCAAAAGAGTCTGTTAAAAACCATGCTGCATTGGTATCTGGTTACTATACAGAGggatgtacatatatatatttatttataggCTCGCAGATAGAGCAAAGAACTCTAAGACCACATTAAAATGATGGTGATCTAAGGACCCAGCTGGCATAATTAGCAGAACCTGCCAAGAAGGAAAAGGTGATCTGTCCTCTAGCACCAGAACCATGGTTTAAGAGCAACAGCTCAAAGCATCATTGACCAGTAGGTAGCACATTTCTATCCCCTATTGACCAGAACTCATGTTTTAACGTGCAACCATGTCAAAAACACAAAGGCACAATTAATGGAGGAGAAAAAGTGATCAGTTCCTTCACAGAGCTGTAGGGACTGGGACTGCAGGACCTTGGGCCAGCTCAAACACACCAGTGATTAAAGGGACATCAAACAAGCACCAGGAAAAATTTGCCTTCTGCTTTTCCTAAACAAAAGTGCATCCTATGATCAGACAAGGCAACAAAACCAGTGATCATTCAGCTGAAACAACAGATTTACAGGCTCATGGTTCATGCTTTGGCAACAGAATTTTAACAAGTGATCACCAAATTTAATACAACAAAAATGCCTATTCACAGTGTCATCTAAAATCCTGTTATGTCATGTCCAGCCAGGCAGAAGAAAATAAGCTtaagtggtggtggtggttgaACATTTCCTAAACAACCAGACTAAGGAATTAAGGAATCCTATTTAACATGATTGTAACTGACTGTTCCCCTCTCAGACACTGGAGATCCAGAAAATATGTCTCTGGATTTAAATCCCCTTGAACTTGGCTAGAAGTTACTTGCATTTAATCAATCAATATAGATGCAGACACACAATGtttagaaaacaggaaaaaacaatgTTCATAGTTCCCATTTGTGCTGATATTTACAGGAGTGGGTAAAGATTCTAGGCATGCCTCTAAACTACAGATTTCTGTGGGATAGCAAAAAAGTCAAGACTTAAAATACCATCCTTTCAAATACAGGGATTTCACAAAAATCGCTAGACACATCAGGTAAGACTCAGAGGGATCCTGGTTAAGAAAGTCAAACCTCTTTTACACACAACCCTCCACTCACATTTGAACTGGCCTGAATGATGACacactggaaaataaaaaaaggcacCAAGCAAAAACTTCAGACACTACAGTGAGCTGTGCTGACTAGTGATTTGTACACCTATCCCCAGGCACCCTTCTCTCCAGAGGGCACCACACACAGAAGATATTCAAGTGCTTTCAgtcaaaaaaaataaaaataaaaccaaagccCCCCTGCCAAAATGCAAACCATTAAGCAATTCCACAGGCCTAAAACGCaaacagaaagcaagaaaacCTTGAAGTGGAGAAAATTGTCATTGTGTAGATGTTCTTATTCGCAGGTCTGACTTAATTAAAGTGGAACTCTGAAGGTAA includes:
- the SIGLEC15 gene encoding sialic acid-binding Ig-like lectin 15; translated protein: MRELSLVLLCLLRISRKGVQCNGWSVHVPSDVTGELGKMVILPCTFTHPYKTFDRALTAIWRIKEPYNGTVIFKCVSQSSSELCRTAISHKNKYKLLGNPRHKDLSIRVDNLTWSDSERYFCRVELAGDSQDKYESRNGIRLHVIAAPRIINITVSSSRDHTFQARCTAEGEPAPALTWTGPPYSNLSSSSSSSHRVTKELRSLTHDGKYTCTAVNSHGRAEGAVYFYKFRASDSSSFLILIFVPLAVKVVILLVILSFAAFSREGPPSAPPSLARPQQLECTYENCEHRHSQSRPRRS